The DNA segment aaaaaaaaaacagctaaccaagctggctattcctctatcaagctattctgttatttctttctatgtattctttctgttctttcttattatctaatctaaATGTTCTtattatctaccgtatttttcggaccataagacgcactttttttcctccaaatttgggaggaaagtgtggggtgcgtcttatggtcagaagctgcggggtagggagctgtggggagtcagcgctatgcagtgggatcacagtaggcagggagggtcgctgctgcaggatgccggcggctggaaaaaccacgtgtgcccgctgcttaaagtcagtgaatatccattagctgctccccgcccacctctctctgcagactGCGGGGGTGAGCAGCAGcaaatcaatagtttaatgtaaacagcggacacacgtgggagctccagacgccggcttcctgcagcggctggggagactgtgtccccgctgtgtaggaggcaggagcagggtgccgctgcagtcatgtatggcctggggggaagtgcagatcactgcagtgtccgggccagagcacggcataccttcacagcacagccgcagtctctgtgctgagggctcaaattactttcactttgctcctgctgcctttacactagaaacagtctcccgtagctgacaaggacctacagtgatgtaatgcagaggggtgggccagagcagcacagaacagcacagtgcccgcctcttcattacatcactgcaggtccttgagatatgggagactttgtttgtaatgccaggaccaaactgaagcattgatgagcagcacatcagtaaaagtaaggcaataaataatatagtataaaggcattactgtacacctggatggggttggatcatatacatatatatatatatatataatatatatatatatatataatatatatatatctttacacacacatacacaaacgcacacacactatataactatatacacacagacacacacacacacactatatacatacacatacacacacacactataactatatacacacacatacaatccagattggaggatcacacacataatgatggggaacatacatattccacgatgccatatatacctggaaggtaccaagaatggaggatatgaggacagaatttggggatattattacctcagtaacactgtcagcagtaaaataacagtgtgtcatgaccacattcttttactttaattttatttttttctattttttcctcctctaaaacaagggtgcgtcttatagtccggtgcgtcttatagtccgaaaaatacggtatctatccatctagctattttttctattttttactatCTATcatgtattctagctatctatccattatcctttcctatcatatttcGTTTCTCCTTCAAAAAAAGCTGTgagaaaaaacgcactaaaaacgcacctacattacaagcgtttttgggacatttccaggctcactctgacaaggtgcagttttggttgcagtttgtgtgcagaaaaaaactgcagcgtgcgcatgtagccttatatgacaatacagcacagaatagCTTGCAAAAAATGTTTGCGcttatgtcagacaactcctttaaagaaaaaaaattgaataaaactaaTGTACCTCAAAAAGAAAGCTTTCAAAAATACAACATTGTTGACTAAAACAATTATAAAATGACAGAAAAATAAGCATTAGGGCGTCCAAATTGTGAAGACAAAAcaatgaaggaaatcccaatgtcataatgtaccacactaagtggaccctgccacgtctgcttctatccctgctgaactgacTCTAGGGCAGCACGGGGGATATAGGAGGCGTAGAGGCCATGCATGCATTGGTCTCAGGTGTCATACGGCCTTGGTAGCAGAAGCGTCCATCTAGAACCTtccacatgacttttccttctgtccgtgacttttacattatttattttacagctttgaaattcagggagaaaatatgcagaacgctgcagacacaatggaaaaaggagaaatggatgtgcggggtgatgaacagagtagagacctttccacaggtaaccctcctcagtgaagagTCGCCATTAAATAACAAAGAGAAcagtcacattcccagctgcaaggagaaaataaagtTACATTTTCCCTGCTGCTGCTCGTATACAGTTACCAATGCAGTGCGGGAAACAGTAACAGTTACTgctcacaggctgtcagccaaCGAACAAGAGGGTTGATTACTGGGCACTCACTAtatagtgagtggtgactgtttcagcctctcccactgtgctggtgactggaagtgagcagctgctgggagaatgtaactgcattttctccttgcagacacTGTGTCACAATTTCTCCGCTGTCTTGGACGCAGTGAGTGACAATTTTGCCTCTATTAAATCAGGGCCGTGCCAAGCTGTTAGTTTGTTGAGCGTCATCTCAACTGTCCAATCTGAAACTGGGAGGTGCTTGGTTTCTTCAGGGGGTTCCCTGTTCTGAGTGATTGATCAGTTACTTAGCTGAGTAGTTAGTCCCAAAACCATGGTATCACGGAGGTGCCGGGGTAACTGGAGAAGGGACCCCCCGAAacgggccctcagactagggatctTGTGCTGTCCCTTTTCCCaggggtaggcttgatggtatccaggtctggactgccagcgtaacactaactcctgtccaaaccctgatctaacaccccctccccccccaccgggaaaggagatgcaaaccccacaaaggatcgccacaaagaccggaatcacagGAGCATAAACTGAAGGTATCATCTGCAGTAACAAGTAATATCTCAAACCTTAAATAGGGAGAACACAGCTCAATAGAAATTAGCCCCCCTCTCAAGGAGCCACAAACCACtccacaggactggagaacagtgtAAAAGACTCAGCTGAAGCTGAGCAGCTAGTTTCAGGTTGCTTGTGAACAGTCCGTCGCGGCTCCCTGCGAATGTGGGCCTCGGCTATCTATGCTGTGTTCTGATCTATAGCTGCCagaccttggacctcctctgacCATCCATTTGCCTATATCCGCTATCCTCCTGATATTCTGACCCCAGAGCTGACTATGCCTTTGTCTTTTCCCTTAGTTCACGGCATGTTCTCTTTGTATCTGGCCCCAGAACGTTTGATAACCCTTCCTCACGGCTTGTCCGTGCAGTGACTAGCGTCACACACTGTTCTAATAAACCAGATAGATATCATTTAAATGCTAGGtactcagattaccactatatctgcaggtaaatagtatttttgtagctgccaggttttctttaactccttctcgatatgtaaCATATTATTAGATCCTATTACTTCTTGCGGGCTCAAAAGCGGAGTCTCCATTATTGCCAGCAGATGATGTCTATTCAGTTATTCAGTGGAGGTAAGCTTCACCGGCTGATGTTAACTTTTCGatctttgacagcagcatttgCAGCTCGCAGCCTATGGGGTACAATTTTCCACATATCCAACGCCCCCAGCAACATTTATCATTGGGTGCATATGGGTCGCCATAATAGCTGTGGGTTTGCTAAAGACCCCTTGCCCTATATAAGGGTACTCCTATGATCTCCACACCTAGATACATTCCTTCAGTGGTGTAGATTTCAAAATGAGATAATTTTTggggtgtttccactgtttaggcacatcaagggctttacaaacgtgacatgacatcctctatttcagccaattttgttctccaaaagtcaaattgtgctccttcccttccgagtcctgccgttgaCCCAAGCAATAGTTTTACACCATATATGGGCTATCAGCGTACACATGAGAATTGCACAACAGAATTACCGTATATGGTTCATTTCCTCATCTTACCCTTGAGAAAATGAAaatttgtgggaaaaattaaaatctttatttttttccttccacattgctttaatttctgtgatgcatctaaagtgtactttggcattgcattactgctgtaggaatattacaaaaaagggataaatacATTGCTAacatgaaaaatgagtaaaaagacctaggtattgcattactgcttcagagatatttgcaaagagagattcttagcttatgtattggccaatccatatgagcccgataacctcgacaaggtgatctcattatattgggaacctaaccttaaatgcCTCTGTGTGATTAAAAATCTGAATGTCTGCTTCttggctaaataagatggtggacacaccctggctatagggTGGAGTGCTTGGTCAGGTGCTTGTCAAGGTTATCGGTCTTACAtggattggtcaatacataaactaaaaaattgtttaaaagaactgaagtcctcagtggttgatacctttttaatggctaactgaaaagatggaactaaagacacttctgaagaaacgtgcacaactggacagcgacatatttttcttatccaaatgcaaaaaggagaatctgatcccccaaaggactctggattacaaacccaattctacatacctacaatacccattatgcacaaaacctttgtcacaggacttctgagagactaaagcctgctgtatacgttgcaatttcgcatacgatatcgtatgcgattttcaacgcccccatcgtatgtgcggcacgttcaatttgttgaacgtgccgcacaaacgattaacccccgtcacacctacttaccttccatacgacctcgatgtggccggcgaacgtccacttcctggagtgggagggacgttcggcgtcacatcgacgtcacgcggcagccggccaatagatgcggaggggcggagctgagcgagacgtaaacatcccacccacctccttccttccgcgttgctggccgggagccgcaggacgcaggtaagatctgttcatcgttcccggggtgtcacacactgcgatgtgtgctaccccgggtacgatgaacaatctgacgttcaattctagagaaatgaacgacgtgcgtgcgatgaacgtgttaacgttcaatcgcacgtacctgtcacacgctacaacatagcttacgatgccggatgtgcgtcacttacgacgtgaccccaccgacacatcgtaagatatattgtagcgtgtaaagcgggcttaaggaaccaccttttgcatgtcttctacagcatcaagagtaaaatccagagggaatttgaaacacaaaggaagacacttccagaaagcacagagcaaaaagtacaataatactactacagactacaaactcttctgatccacaacaaggaaaagaaactacatagactgcgcctcaattctggacttaatacaaacaggttgagAACAAAgctaaaacctgacaacttggacaaccactccattcaagacacaaaagcatctaactgtgttatcaatctctcggattataaaGGAAAGaaagtggaacttgctgtgctttctagggtactctcattttgtcctactaaagctctagacaaaactgaactctgcagcaacatggaagattacttcaggagactacgtctgagggaatattttaacgatgcagatgtttcagaatccacccagactgaaggaagacggatcttgacaaccaggaaaaggtcagattggacacctccaccagaacACAACCcttatttggataactatatagaccctttcagacatttggtaaaatccactatcctagacacacacaggaggcaacgatccaacatcagtgcccaggaaagaagggccataaaatctttgaaaaccaacaaagaaatcattattaaacctgcagacaaggggggtgcaatagtcatgataaaaaaatcagactacatgaatgaAGCACGTAGACAACTGatagacacacgctactataaaaaattggagtctgaccttACACAGGACTATTATAAGGAACTTAAGaagttggtctcttgtctgcctgacatatatcctcaacagctgatgaactgataccggtaagtccaagaataggcacattctacatgcttcccaaaattcacaaatctggaaatccaggaagacccaccatttcatgtgtgggcaccgggCACCCTcaatgaacaagtctctggatggtagagggtatccttaaacccttggtaagggatacatccaggacactactgacctattgagaaaactatcagcaataggttctCTACcacagggaaccatccttgccaccatggatgtggaatccttgtactctaatattccacaccaggatggattgaatgcctgcaaagtcttcctggaaaatacaggaactgatgccgattctgtagtgaagcttacaaaattcatcctcacccataattactttgcatttgacaataagatatatctacaggagactgggactgcagtgggaagcaaaatggcaccacaatatgcaaatcttttcatggccaagcttgagagtgacttttcatccttttgtcctatcaggcctctggcctcctACCGTTACATtcacgatattttaatcatctggacagagtctgaggagcagctgaagaccttccatgaacactttaatccgtttcatcccaccatcaacctaacactcaactactcctgcactgaaatcaacttcttggacaccatcattaaactacggaacaatgaaatagagacatccctgtagaagaagccaattgaccgtccaacatacctgaaatgggacagttttcatccaaaacacatagcctggctgtatacaatagtttATCAGGTACAattggatatgttccaacagtacagatgaagacaatcaccttgagggcctcagaaagacctttatgaatcaaggctaccacttaAGAaccattgaaaaccagattacaagagccatgagaatatcaagaaaccatctcctacattataaaactaaagaagaaaccaaccgggtccctcttgcaaTCActttccacatctggaggtgttaagaggagctacaTGGAAACTACAACTATTAGTGCAAAAAGATGCccagttaaaatctatttttccagcccccccacttctgtgttttagacagcccccaaatctaagaagcttcattgtcagaagctccctgtcctctccaacaactacAAGAACACTTCCCTTcaaccagaaaaaaatgtaagacctgtccatttatattgacaacggacaagataaagattcccagatcacatcaggactacaagatcccaggtatcttcagctgcaccacaaccaatgtggtgtactcaaTTATATGTACTaaatgtccaactggggtctgtatgtaggggagacaggacaacagctcaggacaaggatgaattctcaccgccacattattagagaaaaaaggatagatctacctgtggccaaacatttttgtaacccggaccacagcatcatggacatgaaattgctggtattgaaaggtaacttcaagtcccagagagataggagactatgggagtacaaacttatgatgacctttgacatattcagagcaggaatgatgattgtgtctcatggattcatgtctttttacatcaattaagagatgtgctcctcagaccatccaggggcatcacagccctggaccagacctcaatcagaggtcaataaaactttcacactgaactgcagcaatatttatggccacaacagtttgtcctcttgccatagtgatagttctgcttcacataacttgttttatttactgccccattctatgtcctgttgtgtataaatatgtgactcttcagattgtgttatattgagcctgaagaagagacctgagtagtctcgaaagcttgctattattaccatcttttcagttagccattaaaaggtatcaagcactgaggacttcagttcttttaaacaattttttttctctactggctaacacggtacaaagatctaTTTTACCTGTACATAAACGAAGAATCTAActttgcaaatatctctaaagcagtaatgcaatgccaaagtatccttatattattgagtgccactggatatgcttttgtagatatgttttattgaatgtcgttttgagcacttcgaagggtgcagtttttaaaatgtcattttgggtatttactgtcacataggccttttaaagtagaacactacacactttggaatttgtatggatttatgtgtgtctgtgtatgtttgaggttatattattaaaagcttataacttcaattttatttatggcagatgactgtaccaggagtcccacacagaatgctaagggaagtgaaagtaacaaagaagcaaagccatattcatgttcagaatgtgagaaatgtttttctaagaaatcaaatctcattacacatgagagaattcacacaggagtgaagccatattcatgtgcagaatgtggaaaatgttttgcttggaaatcacttcttattagacatgagagaattcacacaggagagaagccttattcatgtgcagaatgtgagaaatgtttttctaAGAAATCaagtctcattacacatgagagaattcacacaggagagaagtcatattcatgtgcagaatgtggaaaatgttttgctcagaaatcaaatcttgttacacatgagagaattcacacaggagagaagccatattcatgtgcagaatgtgggaaatgttttgctgtaaaaccaaatcttgttaaacatttgagaattcacacaggagagaagccatattcatgttcagaatgtgagaaatgttttgctcataAATTggctctcattacacatgagagaaatcacacaggagagaagccatattcatgttcagaatgtgggaaatttttttctaagaaatcagatcttgttacacatgagagaattcacacaggagtgaagccatattcatgttcagaatgtgggaaatgttttgttttaaaaccaaatcttgttaaacatttgagaattcacacaggagagaagccatattcatgttcagaatgtgggaaatgttttgctcagaaatcagatcgtgttacacatgagagaattcacacaggagagaagacatattcatgtgcagaatgcgggaaatgttttaatcggaaatcaaatcttattacacatgagagaattcacacaggagagaagccatattcatgttcagtatgtgggaaatgttttgctcagaaatcagatcgtgttacacatgagagaattcacacaggagagaagacatattcatgtgcagaatgcgggaaatgttttaatcggaaatcaagtcttgttacacatgagagaattcacacaggagagaagccatattcatgttcagaatgtgggaaatgttttgctgtaaaaccaaatcttgttaaacatttgagaattcacacaggagagaagccatattcatgttcagaatgtgagaaatgttttgctcataAATTggctctcattacacatgagagaaatcacacaggagagaagccatattcatgttcagaatgtgggaaatgttttgatcgGAAATCACttcttattagacatgagagaattcacacaggagtgaagccatagtcaTTAATAGATTGACTGTTTTAGTAAATAGTAATAGTCTATTAATATCTGTTAATAAAGAGTTCATTTTATGTCATTACGGTTGTGTACTTTTTATAATGgatcatttaaaaataaaataaaaaataaagctttatttttatatagcgctaacatattccgcagcgctttacatacatcaggaacactgtccccattggggctcccaatctaaggtccctatctttatgtctttggaatgtgggaggaaaccggagtacccggagtaaacccacgcaaacacgcggagaacatacaaactccttgcaattgttgtccttggtgggattcgaacccaggaccccagcgctgcaagactgcagtgctaaccactgagccaccgtgccgcctgttTACAAATTATCTTTTTACACATTTTTAATttgatagagaatttttttttttttgttatagccAAGCTGTACGCTTTATTCATCCATGTGTATATTGCTTGAATGAGAGCAGAATCCATTTTGTTAAATCTACACTCCATTTTGTCTTTGTGTA comes from the Anomaloglossus baeobatrachus isolate aAnoBae1 unplaced genomic scaffold, aAnoBae1.hap1 Scaffold_73, whole genome shotgun sequence genome and includes:
- the LOC142287508 gene encoding uncharacterized protein LOC142287508, whose amino-acid sequence is MQNAADTMEKGEMDVRGDEQSRDLSTDDCTRSPTQNAKGSESNKEAKPYSCSECEKCFSKKSNLITHERIHTGVKPYSCAECGKCFAWKSLLIRHERIHTGEKPYSCAECEKCFSKKSSLITHERIHTGEKSYSCAECGKCFAQKSNLVTHERIHTGEKPYSCAECGKCFAVKPNLVKHLRIHTGEKPYSCSECEKCFAHKLALITHERNHTGEKPYSCSECGKFFSKKSDLVTHERIHTGVKPYSCSECGKCFVLKPNLVKHLRIHTGEKPYSCSECGKCFAQKSDRVTHERIHTGEKTYSCAECGKCFNRKSNLITHERIHTGEKPYSCSVCGKCFAQKSDRVTHERIHTGEKTYSCAECGKCFNRKSSLVTHERIHTGEKPYSCSECGKCFAVKPNLVKHLRIHTGEKPYSCSECEKCFAHKLALITHERNHTGEKPYSCSECGKCFDRKSLLIRHERIHTGVKP